The following proteins are encoded in a genomic region of Bacillus horti:
- the yajC gene encoding preprotein translocase subunit YajC, translating to MGQEGLLGFILPLVLMFAVFYFLLIRPQQKRQKERNQMLDALQKGDKVVTIGGLHGTIVELTESNATLKVSENVRLTFERSAINTVVKD from the coding sequence ATGGGACAAGAGGGATTACTAGGATTTATCCTGCCTTTAGTTCTGATGTTTGCTGTATTTTATTTCTTGCTAATTCGTCCACAGCAAAAAAGGCAAAAAGAGCGTAATCAGATGCTAGACGCCCTACAAAAAGGCGATAAAGTAGTTACCATTGGTGGCTTACATGGTACAATTGTTGAGCTTACAGAAAGTAACGCAACACTGAAGGTTTCTGAGAATGTTCGTTTAACGTTTGAGAGATCAGCCATTAACACAGTTGTTAAGGATTAA
- the queA gene encoding tRNA preQ1(34) S-adenosylmethionine ribosyltransferase-isomerase QueA gives MKVEDFDFDLPEELIAQTPLLYRAESRLMTIDHSSGQIEHQTFYDLLHILQAGDTLVLNNTRVIPARLFGVKLDTGAKVEVLLLKQEEKDVWEALVKPAKRIKVGTVIQFGDGQLLAECLAELPDGGRKIQFRYEGIFNEHLDRLGQMPLPPYIREQLEDRERYQTVYAKHEGSAAAPTAGLHFTEEILTKLQEKGVEIVYVTLHVGLGTFRPVQAETVTEHVMHAEYYQLSDQAAQVLQKAKLEKRRVIAVGTTSARTLETIARDNQGVFVAASGWTDIFIYPGYSFQAIDGLLTNFHLPKSTLVMLVSALAGKDLIMEAYKEAVQQRYRFFSFGDAMLIL, from the coding sequence ATGAAGGTAGAAGATTTTGATTTTGATTTACCCGAGGAATTAATCGCTCAGACACCGTTACTTTATCGTGCAGAGTCTAGGCTTATGACCATTGACCATAGCTCTGGTCAAATAGAGCATCAAACCTTTTATGATTTACTTCATATTCTGCAAGCTGGTGATACCCTCGTGTTAAACAACACGAGGGTTATTCCTGCCCGCTTATTTGGAGTAAAACTGGATACAGGGGCAAAGGTTGAGGTATTATTATTAAAGCAAGAGGAGAAAGACGTCTGGGAGGCTTTGGTAAAACCCGCTAAAAGAATTAAAGTGGGTACGGTGATTCAATTTGGAGATGGACAATTACTGGCTGAATGCTTAGCTGAGCTCCCTGATGGAGGACGAAAAATACAGTTTCGCTATGAAGGTATTTTTAATGAACACCTTGATCGTTTGGGGCAAATGCCACTCCCACCCTATATTCGTGAGCAATTGGAGGATCGTGAACGATATCAGACCGTTTATGCAAAGCATGAAGGGTCAGCAGCGGCCCCTACAGCTGGGTTGCATTTTACAGAGGAAATCCTTACGAAACTACAGGAAAAAGGAGTAGAAATTGTATACGTTACCCTTCATGTAGGTTTAGGAACCTTTAGACCAGTTCAAGCGGAGACGGTGACCGAGCATGTTATGCATGCAGAATACTATCAATTAAGTGATCAAGCAGCACAAGTGCTACAAAAGGCAAAATTAGAAAAACGACGTGTTATTGCGGTGGGTACAACATCGGCTAGAACGCTTGAAACGATTGCAAGAGATAATCAAGGTGTGTTTGTAGCTGCCAGTGGCTGGACAGATATATTTATTTATCCTGGATATAGCTTTCAGGCTATAGATGGTCTGCTTACTAATTTTCATTTGCCAAAATCCACACTTGTTATGCTTGTAAGTGCTTTAGCAGGAAAAGATTTAATTATGGAAGCATACAAAGAAGCTGTGCAACAGCGATACCGCTTTTTTAGCTTTGGGGATGCTATGCTCATACTGTAG
- a CDS encoding LapA family protein, whose protein sequence is MKGQKTLILALVFALIVAIFSVLNVEAVAVNVLFTTAFIPLIIVILASTLMGGLIIGAVGMFRQYSLHKENKILKKAVTDHFGQEYLETLLQRKNKNGEEGGTTQRYSSPNSKRHVNQVAQPKEQQHKSPDLNKDSAANQKQSSEKK, encoded by the coding sequence ATGAAGGGACAAAAAACATTAATTTTAGCTTTGGTGTTTGCATTAATTGTAGCTATTTTTTCTGTCCTTAACGTAGAGGCTGTAGCTGTAAATGTACTATTCACAACCGCTTTTATCCCTCTGATTATCGTCATCCTAGCTTCGACCCTCATGGGTGGTTTGATTATCGGAGCTGTTGGGATGTTCAGACAGTATTCGCTACATAAAGAAAATAAAATTCTCAAGAAAGCAGTTACCGATCATTTTGGGCAGGAATATTTAGAGACTCTGCTCCAGCGTAAAAACAAAAATGGGGAAGAGGGTGGGACCACCCAGCGTTATTCCTCCCCAAATTCAAAACGCCATGTAAATCAAGTGGCTCAGCCAAAGGAGCAGCAACATAAATCGCCAGATCTCAACAAAGATAGTGCAGCAAACCAAAAGCAAAGTAGTGAGAAAAAATAG
- the secD gene encoding protein translocase subunit SecD produces MTKSGRIIAFVLIVIVAFGFIAWSFLDVANGITLGLDLQGGFEILYKVSPLRDDQQISQQTLLHTQAALQRRINVIGVSEPELSIEGDDRVRVKLAGVTDPEQARRMLSTEAHLSFRDVNDNLLMTGEDLKEGSARVYNDEYGRPVVGIEFNDADKVLEITRSLLQQPMAIWLDFEEGVDSYEQAIMNENESNMISAPIIQSALPGSGQITSSTWNYQEASELAALLNAGALPVELEELSANSVGAKLGEQAMDLTVRAGVIGGILIFLYMLFYYRLPGLVAGITIIGYVYLILLVFNWMGATLTLPGIAALVLGVGMAVDANILTYERIKEEIRSGKTILSSFKAGSKRALATIMDANITTIIAASVLFYFGSSSIQGFAVMLIVSIVLSIVTAVFGTRLLLGLLVTSRALDKKPRLFGVKESEISEL; encoded by the coding sequence ATGACGAAATCGGGCAGAATAATTGCTTTTGTCCTTATAGTGATCGTTGCTTTTGGCTTTATAGCTTGGTCATTTTTGGATGTTGCAAATGGAATCACCCTTGGCTTAGATTTGCAAGGTGGATTTGAAATACTATATAAGGTAAGTCCTCTAAGGGACGATCAACAAATTTCTCAGCAAACACTTCTTCACACACAAGCTGCATTACAGCGAAGAATTAATGTAATTGGTGTTAGTGAGCCAGAATTGAGTATAGAAGGTGATGATCGTGTACGCGTTAAGCTAGCTGGGGTAACTGATCCTGAGCAAGCAAGACGTATGCTATCAACAGAAGCTCATTTATCCTTCCGCGATGTGAATGATAATCTATTAATGACAGGAGAGGACCTCAAGGAAGGCTCTGCTAGAGTATATAATGATGAATACGGACGTCCAGTGGTCGGGATTGAATTTAACGATGCAGATAAGGTATTGGAAATTACACGAAGCTTACTTCAGCAGCCTATGGCTATTTGGCTAGACTTTGAGGAGGGCGTAGACTCCTACGAACAAGCAATTATGAACGAAAATGAGTCAAATATGATCTCCGCCCCAATCATCCAAAGCGCTTTACCAGGGAGTGGGCAAATCACTTCTTCTACTTGGAATTATCAAGAGGCAAGTGAGCTAGCAGCTCTACTTAATGCAGGAGCATTACCTGTTGAGCTAGAGGAACTTTCAGCCAATAGTGTAGGTGCCAAGCTTGGAGAGCAAGCAATGGATTTAACTGTTCGTGCAGGCGTAATCGGTGGTATATTAATCTTTTTGTACATGCTCTTTTATTATCGTTTACCTGGTTTAGTAGCAGGGATTACAATTATTGGATATGTCTACCTTATCCTTCTTGTTTTTAACTGGATGGGTGCAACATTAACGCTCCCAGGAATAGCCGCTCTTGTTCTAGGTGTGGGGATGGCCGTAGATGCTAATATTCTAACGTACGAACGGATTAAAGAGGAGATTCGTTCAGGTAAAACGATTCTTTCCTCGTTTAAGGCTGGCTCAAAGCGTGCTTTAGCCACGATTATGGATGCTAACATAACGACGATTATTGCTGCTTCTGTTCTCTTTTATTTTGGTAGTAGCTCTATTCAAGGCTTTGCCGTTATGCTAATTGTTAGTATTGTTTTAAGTATTGTCACTGCAGTATTCGGTACACGACTCTTACTTGGACTCCTTGTAACTAGTCGAGCCCTGGATAAAAAACCAAGGCTGTTCGGTGTAAAGGAGAGTGAAATCAGTGAACTTTAA
- the tgt gene encoding tRNA guanosine(34) transglycosylase Tgt: MAVTYELIKTCKQTGARLGKIHTPHGEIETPIFMPVGTLATVKTMSPEELKKMEAQIILSNTYHLYLRPGHEIVKRAGGLHSFMNWDRPILTDSGGFQVFSLSNLRRIEEEGVHFRNHLNGSKLFISPEIATEIQNALGADIIMAFDECAPYPADREYVKQSLERTTRWAERCLEAHTRKKDQALFGIIQGGMYPDLRKQSVDEITSLDFPGYAIGGLSVGEPKDLMNEMLEATTPFLPAQKPRYLMGVGSPDALLDGVIRGVDMFDCVLPSRIARNGTTMTSSGRLVVRNAKFAEDFGPLDPKCDCYTCTNYSRAYIRHLIKCDETFGFRLTTYHNLYFLLKLMENIRDAIRQDSLLDFRNQFFEEYGLNKPNARPF; the protein is encoded by the coding sequence ATGGCTGTAACATATGAACTAATTAAAACATGTAAACAAACCGGTGCTAGGCTAGGAAAAATTCATACCCCTCATGGTGAGATAGAAACACCTATTTTTATGCCAGTGGGTACATTAGCTACGGTTAAAACGATGAGTCCAGAAGAATTAAAGAAGATGGAAGCTCAGATTATTTTAAGTAATACGTATCACTTATATCTAAGGCCTGGTCATGAAATTGTGAAACGTGCGGGAGGATTACACTCTTTTATGAACTGGGATCGTCCTATTTTAACAGATAGCGGAGGCTTTCAGGTATTTAGTCTAAGTAATTTGCGTAGAATTGAAGAAGAGGGTGTCCATTTCCGCAATCACCTCAATGGCTCTAAGCTGTTTATAAGCCCTGAAATTGCTACGGAGATTCAAAATGCGTTAGGCGCAGACATTATCATGGCTTTTGATGAGTGTGCTCCTTATCCAGCAGACAGAGAGTATGTGAAGCAATCACTAGAACGTACAACACGTTGGGCAGAAAGGTGCTTAGAAGCTCATACACGTAAAAAAGATCAAGCGTTATTTGGTATTATCCAAGGAGGTATGTACCCTGATTTAAGAAAGCAGAGTGTGGATGAAATTACCTCGTTAGATTTCCCTGGCTATGCAATAGGCGGACTAAGTGTCGGGGAACCGAAGGATCTTATGAATGAAATGCTGGAGGCTACAACGCCTTTCCTGCCTGCGCAGAAACCTAGATACTTAATGGGAGTTGGCTCTCCTGATGCGCTTTTAGATGGGGTGATTAGAGGAGTAGATATGTTCGACTGTGTGCTTCCTTCTAGAATAGCTAGAAACGGGACAACTATGACAAGCTCAGGACGCTTAGTAGTACGAAACGCTAAGTTTGCTGAAGACTTCGGTCCACTTGATCCTAAATGTGACTGCTATACGTGCACAAATTATAGCAGAGCATATATTCGTCACCTTATCAAATGTGACGAAACGTTTGGATTTAGACTTACTACTTATCATAACCTTTACTTTTTGTTAAAATTAATGGAGAATATAAGGGATGCGATTCGTCAGGATTCTTTGCTTGATTTTCGCAACCAATTCTTTGAAGAGTATGGTCTAAATAAACCCAATGCTCGACCATTTTAA
- a CDS encoding TIGR04086 family membrane protein gives MPNSYVRPIITGVSTIIVVLLSISLCLSLLLHFTSLKESSIEILLLPISLLTLFIGGLISGYKSGTKGWYVGALTGLAFILLSWILSFLGFDLSFSLKAVLIYLFYLLLAMLGGIIGVNLSPHRN, from the coding sequence ATGCCTAATTCATATGTTCGGCCAATTATTACAGGAGTTTCTACAATCATTGTAGTCCTTCTGAGCATTAGTTTATGCTTATCCCTACTCTTACATTTTACATCTTTAAAAGAGAGCTCTATTGAGATTCTATTGCTGCCCATTTCCTTACTCACCTTATTTATTGGTGGTTTAATTTCTGGATACAAATCAGGAACAAAGGGGTGGTATGTAGGAGCCTTAACAGGATTAGCATTTATTTTACTTTCCTGGATTCTCTCTTTCCTAGGCTTTGATTTAAGTTTTTCCTTAAAAGCTGTCCTGATCTATTTGTTTTATCTTCTTTTAGCGATGCTCGGAGGAATAATTGGAGTTAATCTTAGCCCTCATCGAAACTAA
- a CDS encoding DedA family protein → MEQLILGLIDYFKQFSYWGVILALSVEIIPAELVLPLVGYWVYQGDMIFWLALAAGSIGGVTGPLTLYALGRYGGRPLIKKYGKYLFISEKSLNSAERFFEKYGAGVAFFARFIPGIRTVISIPCGMAKMNVWKFMIYTYLAMFPITFFYVYIGFHFGAEWEHALPFLKQYLQPLMILCILCLAAYILFKYYRNKTIKK, encoded by the coding sequence ATGGAACAACTGATACTTGGATTAATTGATTATTTCAAACAGTTTTCCTATTGGGGAGTTATTCTCGCACTATCGGTAGAAATAATACCGGCTGAGCTTGTTCTACCTTTAGTAGGATACTGGGTCTATCAGGGAGATATGATATTCTGGCTAGCCCTTGCAGCGGGGAGTATAGGTGGTGTAACTGGACCTTTAACGTTATATGCCTTGGGAAGGTATGGAGGAAGGCCACTCATTAAAAAATACGGAAAGTACCTGTTTATTAGTGAAAAAAGCTTAAATTCCGCTGAACGTTTTTTTGAAAAGTATGGGGCGGGTGTTGCCTTTTTTGCCCGATTTATTCCTGGGATTAGAACGGTCATCTCTATTCCCTGTGGGATGGCTAAAATGAACGTATGGAAGTTTATGATTTATACTTACTTAGCTATGTTCCCTATTACCTTCTTTTATGTATACATAGGCTTTCATTTCGGTGCGGAATGGGAGCATGCTCTACCATTCTTAAAACAGTATTTACAGCCTTTGATGATATTATGTATTCTCTGTTTAGCCGCTTATATTCTGTTTAAATACTATCGCAATAAAACTATAAAAAAATGA
- the secF gene encoding protein translocase subunit SecF, producing the protein MNFKDKLHLDFVKHRNKYFLISGVLILLGVIFLAIFGLNLSVDFEGGTRVEIMIEDVPFTADDINEVFADIGFSPGEIRISGNESETAAALFPGVLTQEEMDLINATFMSVYGDDIAISEITVSAGIARELARSAIYSVLLALVGMGIYIAFRFEYKFAVSAIVALIQVGLVVVSVFSIIRMQVDLTFIAAVLTVIGYSINDTIVIFDRIRENLKTAKIKNEDDLAQLVNKSITDTLTRSINTFLTIIFAVVALYFFGSESIRPFSFAMLIGLIAGAFSSLFIAAQLWYVWKSKEIRKASTTSTTN; encoded by the coding sequence GTGAACTTTAAAGATAAACTTCATCTAGATTTTGTAAAGCATAGAAATAAATATTTTCTTATTTCAGGTGTCCTCATTCTACTAGGCGTTATTTTCTTGGCCATTTTTGGTCTGAATTTAAGTGTAGACTTTGAGGGTGGGACAAGAGTTGAAATTATGATTGAGGATGTTCCATTTACGGCTGATGATATTAATGAGGTGTTTGCTGATATTGGATTTTCTCCAGGGGAAATAAGAATCTCAGGGAATGAAAGTGAAACAGCAGCCGCTCTTTTTCCAGGGGTATTAACCCAGGAGGAGATGGATCTTATTAATGCAACATTTATGTCTGTTTATGGGGATGACATTGCAATAAGTGAGATTACCGTATCAGCTGGAATTGCTAGAGAGCTAGCACGCTCAGCTATTTATTCCGTTCTTCTAGCCCTTGTTGGGATGGGAATTTATATCGCCTTCCGTTTTGAATATAAATTTGCTGTTTCTGCTATTGTCGCATTAATTCAGGTTGGTTTAGTTGTTGTATCTGTATTTTCTATAATACGAATGCAGGTTGACTTAACGTTTATCGCAGCTGTACTTACGGTAATTGGTTATTCTATTAATGACACGATTGTTATTTTTGACCGTATTAGAGAAAATCTAAAAACAGCTAAGATTAAGAACGAAGACGACTTGGCTCAGCTTGTAAATAAGAGTATTACAGATACCCTTACTCGTTCAATAAATACGTTTTTAACGATTATTTTTGCTGTTGTTGCTCTTTACTTCTTTGGGAGCGAAAGCATCAGACCATTCTCCTTTGCCATGCTGATTGGTCTAATTGCAGGAGCGTTTTCTTCTCTGTTTATCGCGGCACAGCTATGGTATGTGTGGAAAAGCAAGGAGATTCGCAAGGCATCTACAACTTCAACAACAAATTAG
- a CDS encoding post-transcriptional regulator translates to METQHKQLLKEKVMEVLVSKMEEFHLLGYDAVAADDIWECVTSKYKKEWPMFHQIVNDIYSLKPTALMNWLTMGAYTGKIDMGKNGLL, encoded by the coding sequence ATGGAGACACAACACAAGCAGCTTTTAAAAGAAAAAGTAATGGAAGTATTAGTGAGTAAGATGGAAGAATTTCATTTGCTAGGCTATGATGCAGTAGCTGCTGATGATATATGGGAATGTGTAACTAGCAAATATAAGAAGGAATGGCCAATGTTTCACCAAATTGTCAATGATATATATTCACTCAAGCCTACTGCATTGATGAACTGGCTTACGATGGGTGCATATACAGGAAAAATTGACATGGGAAAAAACGGTCTCTTATAA
- a CDS encoding DUF421 domain-containing protein: MEIWMIALRTFFIYFFILLVMRIMGKREIGKLSIFDLVVSIMIAELAVLSVENVKDPMLHSITPILVLMLTQIGLSYISLKSQKIRDLVDGKSSVLVEHGKIKEEELKRQRYNLDDLLLQLRENRIYSLSQVEFAILEPSGKLTVFPKEEEMSVTRSDLQLPTQRHELPTILIKDGEVQEDGLQKLGKNHFWLKSELKNRVGVSNFKEIMLCTHNSNGQWYIDKKEKNE; this comes from the coding sequence ATGGAGATATGGATGATTGCGCTAAGGACATTTTTTATCTATTTTTTCATCCTTTTGGTGATGAGAATCATGGGAAAAAGAGAAATTGGCAAACTATCTATATTTGATTTAGTTGTATCCATTATGATTGCTGAGCTTGCTGTTCTTTCCGTTGAGAATGTAAAAGATCCAATGCTCCATAGCATAACACCTATCCTTGTTTTAATGCTGACCCAAATAGGTTTATCATACATTTCGTTGAAATCACAAAAAATTAGGGATTTAGTGGACGGTAAATCCTCCGTATTAGTGGAGCACGGGAAAATAAAAGAAGAAGAATTAAAAAGACAGAGATATAATTTAGATGATTTATTACTTCAGCTTAGGGAAAATCGAATTTACTCCTTAAGTCAGGTAGAGTTTGCCATTTTAGAGCCTTCCGGAAAATTAACGGTTTTCCCTAAGGAGGAGGAGATGAGCGTAACGAGAAGCGATCTTCAGCTGCCAACTCAAAGGCATGAACTGCCCACTATTCTTATTAAGGATGGTGAGGTTCAAGAAGATGGGTTGCAAAAATTAGGAAAGAATCATTTTTGGCTAAAATCTGAACTAAAAAATAGAGTTGGGGTATCTAATTTTAAAGAAATTATGTTATGTACACATAATTCTAACGGTCAATGGTACATCGATAAAAAAGAAAAGAACGAATAA
- the spoVB gene encoding stage V sporulation protein B encodes MSKQTFIQGAFILILAGLITRALGFVNKIVMARMLGPEGVGLYAMAVPILILVITLTRLGLPVAISKLVAEADIVGDQAKIKRILVVSLAITGVLSILFTICTFLGAKVLSSIFLTDQRAYYPLLAITPIIPIVAISSIIKGYFQGKQNMKPSAYSQVIEQIVRISLVALLANLLLPYGLEYAVAGAMFSVVLGEAASLLYLFTTFKYSKRKIFKVRKGFFQQLWKGRQTLGELLRIGLPTTGSGLIGSVSWTLEAIIVAQSLALAGVATAVATAQYGLLSGYALPLVMLPMFITYSLSVSLVPAVSEASAQKNFALIQRRIYQALRIALIVGAPSTVIMYVFAEPLTTLIYNSPESGRFLKILSPFFLLLYFQGPLQAVLQGLDKARTAMMNTLYGAVIKIVSIFILASQPQLGIYGAAMAININVCLVTLLHFFSIVKIVGFSIQLRDFVKVGVSMLVMALSGILSYAVLLQSSFGSTWGLLLSIALASFVYLIFLLLFRIVGRQDIERFPFVGRWIAPFFPKR; translated from the coding sequence ATGAGTAAACAAACCTTTATTCAAGGAGCATTTATTCTCATATTAGCTGGTTTAATTACACGAGCACTAGGATTTGTTAATAAAATCGTTATGGCTAGGATGCTTGGCCCAGAAGGTGTTGGGCTATACGCTATGGCAGTCCCTATTCTTATTTTAGTCATTACACTAACACGGTTAGGGCTACCAGTCGCCATTTCCAAGCTAGTGGCTGAAGCCGATATTGTTGGGGATCAAGCTAAAATTAAACGTATCCTGGTCGTCTCCTTAGCTATTACTGGCGTATTAAGTATTCTCTTCACCATTTGTACCTTCTTAGGAGCTAAGGTTCTTTCATCCATTTTTCTTACCGATCAAAGAGCCTACTATCCATTACTTGCGATAACTCCTATCATCCCGATTGTCGCCATCTCTTCTATTATCAAAGGGTATTTTCAAGGAAAGCAAAACATGAAGCCCTCTGCTTATTCTCAGGTTATTGAGCAGATTGTACGTATATCCCTTGTCGCTCTCTTAGCGAATCTTCTATTGCCTTATGGGCTAGAATACGCCGTTGCCGGAGCGATGTTTAGTGTTGTGTTAGGCGAAGCAGCCTCACTCCTTTATTTATTTACCACCTTTAAGTACAGCAAACGAAAAATATTTAAGGTACGTAAGGGCTTCTTTCAGCAATTGTGGAAGGGTCGCCAAACGTTAGGGGAGCTTCTTAGAATCGGTCTACCCACAACAGGAAGTGGGCTAATTGGCTCTGTATCCTGGACGCTTGAAGCGATTATTGTAGCTCAAAGCCTTGCCTTAGCAGGGGTAGCTACTGCTGTAGCTACTGCTCAGTATGGTTTATTATCTGGCTATGCTCTTCCACTCGTGATGCTACCTATGTTCATTACGTATTCTCTATCCGTTTCCCTAGTTCCTGCCGTAAGTGAAGCATCGGCGCAAAAGAATTTTGCCTTAATTCAACGCAGGATCTATCAGGCTTTACGAATCGCCTTGATTGTAGGCGCACCTAGTACAGTGATTATGTATGTGTTTGCTGAGCCCTTGACTACTTTAATTTATAACTCTCCTGAGTCAGGCCGTTTTCTCAAAATACTTTCGCCATTCTTTTTACTCCTTTATTTCCAGGGTCCCTTACAGGCCGTTCTCCAGGGCTTAGACAAAGCTAGAACAGCAATGATGAACACGTTATATGGTGCCGTCATCAAAATTGTATCTATCTTCATTCTAGCCTCGCAGCCACAGCTAGGAATTTATGGAGCAGCTATGGCTATTAACATTAACGTATGCTTAGTGACTCTTCTTCACTTTTTTTCAATCGTAAAGATTGTGGGGTTTTCTATCCAGCTTCGTGACTTTGTTAAAGTTGGAGTTTCCATGTTAGTTATGGCGCTAAGTGGAATCCTTTCGTATGCAGTGTTATTGCAAAGTAGCTTCGGAAGTACGTGGGGATTACTTCTTTCAATAGCTTTAGCTTCATTTGTCTATCTCATCTTTTTACTTCTTTTTCGTATAGTTGGGCGTCAGGATATTGAACGCTTTCCATTTGTCGGAAGATGGATAGCCCCCTTTTTTCCAAAACGTTAA
- a CDS encoding undecaprenyl-diphosphate phosphatase: MDWIEAILLGLVQGLTEFLPISSTGHLYLGRELIGLKEAGLFLDTMLHLGTLIAVIVVYKNELWTVIKKPFGRLSLILIVGTIPAVAVGLLFKDYFEGISKTGSTIGWEFLITGFILWFSDRIKKGAKKLQDISYGDALFIGSFQAVAIFPAISRSGLTIVAGLFRKLDREVAAYFSFLLSVPVIGGAVLLQLVDLLQGKGLGEVTGSALLIATIASALAGFIAVKWMISYLKKGSLKWFAVYVWTLGLSVLLMQNVG; encoded by the coding sequence ATGGATTGGATTGAAGCGATCCTGTTAGGACTAGTACAAGGACTAACTGAATTTTTACCTATTAGTAGTACAGGACATTTGTATTTAGGGCGTGAGCTCATTGGATTGAAGGAAGCTGGTTTGTTTTTAGACACGATGCTTCATTTAGGTACATTGATTGCTGTGATTGTGGTGTATAAAAATGAGCTATGGACAGTCATAAAAAAACCGTTTGGACGCCTAAGCTTAATATTAATTGTAGGTACTATACCAGCAGTAGCTGTAGGCTTACTATTTAAGGATTATTTTGAAGGAATCTCGAAGACAGGCTCGACGATCGGTTGGGAATTTCTGATTACAGGCTTTATTCTCTGGTTTTCTGATAGGATTAAAAAAGGTGCTAAGAAACTGCAGGATATTTCATACGGAGATGCTCTTTTTATAGGGAGCTTTCAAGCAGTTGCCATCTTTCCAGCCATCTCTCGTTCAGGATTAACGATTGTGGCAGGTTTATTTAGGAAACTAGATCGGGAAGTAGCCGCGTATTTTTCCTTTTTGCTCTCTGTTCCTGTTATCGGTGGTGCCGTCCTTCTACAATTAGTTGATCTTCTCCAAGGGAAAGGGCTTGGAGAAGTTACTGGCTCTGCTTTACTGATAGCAACTATAGCCTCGGCCTTAGCAGGATTCATTGCTGTGAAGTGGATGATTAGCTATCTAAAGAAGGGCTCTTTAAAATGGTTTGCTGTGTATGTATGGACATTAGGACTTTCAGTTTTGCTTATGCAAAATGTAGGTTAA